Proteins encoded within one genomic window of Brachybacterium muris:
- the rpsM gene encoding 30S ribosomal protein S13, whose translation MARLVGVDLPREKRLEVALTYIFGVGRTRALETLAATGVSGDKRVRELTDEELVQLRDHIEANYRIEGDLRREVAADIRRKVEIGSYEGLRHRRGLPVRGQRTKTNARTRKGPKRTVAGKKKAR comes from the coding sequence ATGGCACGTCTGGTTGGAGTCGACCTCCCGCGCGAGAAGCGCCTCGAGGTCGCCCTGACGTACATCTTCGGCGTGGGACGCACCCGCGCCCTGGAGACCCTGGCCGCGACCGGCGTCTCCGGCGACAAGCGAGTGCGCGAGCTGACCGACGAGGAGCTCGTCCAGCTGCGCGATCACATCGAGGCGAACTACCGGATCGAGGGCGATCTGCGCCGCGAGGTGGCCGCCGACATCCGCCGCAAGGTCGAGATCGGCAGCTACGAGGGTCTGCGTCACCGCCGCGGCCTGCCGGTGCGCGGTCAGCGCACCAAGACCAACGCCCGTACCCGCAAGGGCCCCAAGCGCACCGTCGCGGGCAAGAAGAAGGCCCGCTGA
- a CDS encoding adenylate kinase, translated as MTTPAQTPSADAPAARRLLIVGPPGAGKGTQATRIAEALAIPAISTGDIFRANVSQQTELGVLAKSYMDKGEYVPDSVTNDMVRSRLAEDDATGGFLLDGYPRTLDQVDALDAVLADLGASLDAVLLLEVDSDAVVQRLVARGAEQGRSDDTEETIRRRLEVYAEQTAPLVDVYEKRGLVRRVDGMASIDDVTAALLAALGAPDAR; from the coding sequence GTGACCACCCCCGCACAGACCCCGTCGGCCGATGCGCCGGCAGCCCGCCGCCTGCTGATCGTGGGCCCGCCCGGTGCCGGCAAGGGCACCCAGGCGACCCGCATCGCCGAGGCCCTGGCGATCCCCGCCATCTCCACCGGGGACATCTTCCGAGCCAACGTCTCCCAGCAGACCGAGCTCGGCGTGCTCGCCAAGTCGTACATGGACAAGGGCGAGTACGTGCCGGACTCCGTCACCAACGACATGGTGCGCTCGAGACTGGCCGAGGACGACGCCACCGGGGGCTTCCTGCTGGACGGCTACCCCCGCACCCTGGACCAGGTGGACGCCCTGGACGCGGTGCTCGCCGACCTCGGTGCCTCCCTGGACGCGGTTCTGCTGCTCGAGGTGGACAGTGACGCCGTGGTGCAGCGCCTGGTGGCCCGTGGTGCCGAGCAGGGCCGCAGCGACGACACCGAGGAGACCATCCGCCGCCGTCTCGAGGTGTACGCCGAGCAGACGGCCCCCCTGGTCGACGTGTACGAGAAGCGCGGGCTGGTGCGCCGCGTTGACGGCATGGCCTCGATCGACGATGTCACCGCCGCACTGCTGGCAGCGCTGGGAGCGCCCGACGCACGATGA
- the rpmJ gene encoding 50S ribosomal protein L36 has protein sequence MKVKPSVKPICDNCKVIRRHSRVMVICSNPRHKQRQG, from the coding sequence ATGAAGGTCAAGCCGAGCGTCAAGCCGATCTGTGACAACTGCAAGGTGATCCGTCGCCACTCGCGCGTCATGGTCATCTGCTCGAACCCCCGTCACAAGCAGCGCCAGGGCTGA
- the rpsK gene encoding 30S ribosomal protein S11 translates to MATKTRTASRKPRRKDKKNVVNGHAHIKSTFNNTIVSITDPTGAVIAWASAGQVGFKGSRKSTPYAAQMAAEAAARRAQEHGLKKVDVFVKGPGSGRETAIRSLTATGLEVGSIQDVTPQPHNGTRPPKRRRV, encoded by the coding sequence ATGGCAACCAAGACCCGTACCGCGTCGCGCAAGCCGCGCCGCAAGGACAAGAAGAACGTCGTCAACGGACACGCTCACATCAAGAGCACGTTCAACAACACGATCGTCTCCATCACCGACCCCACCGGCGCTGTGATCGCCTGGGCCTCCGCCGGCCAGGTCGGCTTCAAGGGCTCGCGCAAGTCCACCCCGTACGCCGCGCAGATGGCCGCCGAGGCCGCCGCGCGCCGGGCGCAGGAGCACGGCCTGAAGAAGGTCGACGTGTTCGTGAAGGGCCCCGGCTCCGGCCGAGAGACCGCGATCCGCTCGCTCACCGCGACCGGCCTCGAGGTGGGTTCGATCCAGGACGTCACCCCGCAGCCGCACAACGGCACCCGCCCGCCGAAGCGCCGCCGCGTCTGA
- the map gene encoding type I methionyl aminopeptidase, with product MSVLRRERVELKTPEQIAVMRRSGMLLSQVHDMLGEQIRPGITTGELDTLAEAMIREHGATPNFLGYHGFPASLCISVNDVVVHGIPGDQVLAEGDVVSIDAGLIIEGWHSDAARTHIVGTPRREADVDLVRITRQALWAGIAALATAQRVGEIGEAIEDFVAAEAGETLSHLEDFGGHGIGTAMHQPPDVMNYRTRSRGPKVRPGMCLAIEPILIQGPGDWVLEDDDWTVRATGGGRSAHWEHSVAVTSEGILVLTAADGGREELAALGVTIAPDPLTR from the coding sequence ATGAGCGTGCTGCGCCGGGAACGGGTGGAGCTGAAGACACCCGAGCAGATCGCCGTGATGCGGCGCAGCGGGATGCTGCTGTCGCAGGTGCACGACATGCTCGGCGAGCAGATCCGCCCCGGCATCACCACCGGTGAGCTGGACACGCTCGCCGAGGCGATGATCCGCGAGCACGGCGCCACCCCCAACTTCCTCGGCTACCACGGCTTCCCGGCCTCGCTGTGCATCAGCGTCAACGACGTGGTGGTGCACGGCATCCCCGGGGACCAGGTGCTCGCCGAGGGCGATGTGGTCTCCATCGACGCCGGGCTGATCATCGAGGGATGGCACTCCGATGCCGCCCGCACCCACATCGTGGGCACCCCTCGCCGCGAGGCCGACGTGGACCTGGTGCGCATCACCCGCCAGGCCCTTTGGGCCGGCATCGCCGCCCTCGCCACCGCCCAGAGGGTGGGGGAGATCGGCGAGGCGATCGAGGACTTCGTGGCTGCGGAGGCGGGCGAGACCCTCTCCCACCTCGAGGACTTCGGCGGGCACGGCATCGGCACGGCCATGCACCAGCCGCCGGACGTGATGAACTACCGCACCCGCTCGCGCGGCCCGAAGGTGCGGCCCGGCATGTGCCTGGCGATCGAGCCGATTCTCATCCAGGGCCCCGGCGACTGGGTGCTGGAGGACGACGACTGGACCGTGCGCGCCACCGGCGGCGGTCGCTCCGCCCATTGGGAGCACTCCGTGGCGGTCACCTCCGAGGGGATCCTGGTGCTCACCGCGGCCGACGGCGGCCGCGAGGAGCTCGCCGCACTCGGCGTGACGATCGCACCGGATCCGCTGACCCGCTGA
- the infA gene encoding translation initiation factor IF-1 yields MAKKDGVIEVEGTVTEALANARFRVELDNGHKVLAHISGKMRQHYIRILPEDRVVVELSPYDLDRGRIVYRYK; encoded by the coding sequence ATGGCCAAGAAGGACGGCGTGATCGAGGTCGAGGGCACGGTCACGGAGGCGCTCGCGAACGCGCGTTTCCGCGTCGAGCTCGACAACGGGCACAAGGTGCTCGCGCACATCTCCGGGAAGATGCGCCAGCACTACATCCGCATCCTTCCCGAGGACCGCGTGGTCGTCGAGCTGAGCCCCTATGACCTCGACCGGGGCCGCATCGTCTACCGCTACAAGTGA